AAAGGAAGATGAAGGTAAGGCATCTTACTATGATGTTTCAGATAAAGATTTAGCTAATTCTGAAGCAGTCAACACTAATAAGCCTAAAGAGATTAGTCATGATGTCCCTAAATTAGAATTAAATATCATTAAAGAAAATGATAGTAAGACCCTGGAGGCTGTTGATGGAGAAGCATTGCCATTTAGTGCTTTCTTTGTCACACCTAAAGGAACTAAAGAGGGCGACACATTTACCCTAACAGTATCCGACAATTATAGTTTAAAAGGCATCGAACCTGAATCAAATCAAATCCCAGACATTGTTTCAGAAGATGCAGTAATTGCCAAAGGGAGAAAAGAAGGCAATAAAATTATCTATACCTTCACCAAAGCTATTAATGACAGACCACGAGCCTTTGCTGTCTTTTCTCTAACTGGCTTTGACAATAAAAAAGTGATCAAGAACTCTAGCAATCAAACTTTTAAGATCCAAGCTGGAGATAAGAGTGCCGTTAAAAACTTGTATGTCAATTATGGCCAACCTTATCGTAAGGGCAGACTTAATATCAATAGTCAATTTACTGAATGGAATAAAGATACCGGAGAATTTACTCAAGTTTTCTATGTGAATCCTAAGTCAGAAACAATTCGAAGTGGCTTAAATGGTAGCTTTGAAAATAGCGTAGGTATGGTTGTTCATAATGGAGGTCGAGAGGCCAATAATATCTTGGGAGCGCCTAGTGATGTTTACTATGACGCAGATAACACTAAAGTTGAAATCAAAAAAATTCCAAGAGGAACCAACTTACCTGATGCTGTCTATGAAGATCCTGTTGCAGGTGTTTTAGATAAAGATTCAGAAATCAACTATAACAATGGACAACTTTACATTGATTTTAAGAAGAGACAAATTGATTCCCCATATGTGGTTGTAGTTAAATCAAAAGCTAAATCTCATAATGGTGTAGACTATAACCTCTATTCCAGCGGAGTATTACATGGTGACGATGGTATTCCAGGAGATATTTATAGCTGGGTAGAAAGCCACAATGTCATCCATAATTTTAATGATAATGCCATGGGTGGTACAAAAAATGATGGCTATTTTGTCGAGCACCATATCTATTACACCAGAGTCAACGGCAAGATCGATAAGAGTCAAACCTTCGAGATGAGTTCCAATACCCTTAAAGGTGGTAGAGATGATTATTATGTCACCAGCAAGCAAGAGTTTGAAGACTATAAATTCTCACATGTTGATCGGAAGAAATTAATTAATCGACCCAGATATAATGAGAATGGCGAGCCATTTGAAGACAGCTATACCCCCGGTAAGAAAAAGAAATTACCTATGTTTACTTTAGAGACATCAAAGAAGATAAGAAAGGTAGCTTCCAAGAACACCATATCTATCGGACTGTCGACGAAGATGGTAATGTAATTTCCACTGATGAGACCAAGGATAACGAGGTAACTAGCGGTAAAGCCGACCAATCTTATACCACCTCGAAACAAGACAAGGATGGCTACAAGTTAGTTTCTGTCACACCAAGTAACGAAGAGTCTAAAAAGTTAGGTGTGAAATATGCTAAAGATGGCCAAGAAACTAAAGGAAATTATGTTGCTGATAAGAAATTGGAAGTGACCTACGTCTACGAACGTGTTCAAAAGACTAAAGGGAGTTTCCAAGAACATCATATTTATCGGACAGTTGATGAAGATGGAAACATCATTTCAACCGATGAGACTAAGGATAGTGAGGTAACTAGCGGAAAGAATGACCAAACATACACCACCTCAAAACAAGACAAGGATGGTTATAAGTTAGTTTCTGTCACACCAAGTAACGAAGAGTCTAAGACTCTAGGTGTTAAATTCTCCAAAGAAGGCCAAGAAACAGAAGGAAATTATGTATCTGATAAGAAATTGGAAGTGACCTATGTCTACGAACGTGTTCAAAAGACTAAGGGCAGTTTCCAAGAACACCATATCTACCGGACAGTGGATGAAGATGGTAAGGTGATTTCCACTGATGAGACCAAGGATAACGAGGTAACTAGCGGTAAAGCCGACCAATCTTATACCACCTCGAAACAAGACAAAGATGGATACAAGTTAGTTTCTGTCACACCAAGTAACGAAGAGTCTAAAAAGTTAGGCGTAAAATTTTCTAAAGATGGTCAAGAAACTAAAGGTAACTATGTTTCCGATAAGAAACTCGAAGTGACCTACGTCTACGAACGCGTCCAAAAGACCAAGGGGAGCTTCCAAGAACATCATATCTATCGGACAGTTGACGAAGATGGAAATATCATTTCGAACGATGAGACTAAAGACAACGAAGTCACAAGCGGTAAGTCTGATCAAACATACACCACCTCAAAACAAGACAAAGAAGGCTACAAGCTAGTTTCAGTTACGCCAACAAATGAAGTATCCAAGACATCAGGGGTTAAATTCTCTAAGGATGGTCAAAAAACCAAAGGTAACTATGTTTCCGATAAGAAACTCGAAGTGACCTATGTCTATGAACGGGTTCAAAAGACTAAAGGTAGCTTCCAAGAACATCACATTTACCGGACTGTGGATGAAGATGGAAACGTCATTTCAACTGATGAGACCAAGGATAACGAGGTAACTAGCGGTAAAGCTGATCAAAGCTACATTACTTCAAAACAAGACAAGGACGGTTACAAGTTAGTCTCAGTTACTCCAAGTAATGAAGACTCTAAGAAGTCTGGGGTTAAGTTCTCAAAAGACGGCCAAGAAACCAAAGGAAATTACGTTGCTGACAAGAAGTTAGAAGTTACCTATATCTACGAACGGGTTCAAAAGACTAAGGGCAGCTTCCAAGAACATCATATCTATCGGACAGTTGACGAAGATGGAAATATCATTTCGAACGATGAGACTAAAGACAACGAAGTCACAAGCGGTAAGTCTGATCAAACATACACCACCTCAAAACAAGACAAAGAAGGCTATAAGTTAGTTTCTGTTACTCCAAGTAATGAAGAGTCTAAAAAATCCGGCGTGAAATACGCTAAAGATGGCCAAGAAACTAAAGGAAATTATGTATCTGATAAGAAATTGGAAGTGACCTATGTCTACGAACGTGTTCAAAAGACTAAGGGCAGTTTCCAAGAACACCATATCTACCGGACAGTCGACGAAGATGGTAATGTGATTTCAACTGATGAGATTAAAGACAATGAAGTCACAACTGGTAAAGCTGACCAAACTTATACCACTTCAAAGCAAGACAAGGACGACTACAAGCTGGTATCAGTTATTCCAAGTAATGAGGAATCCAAAAACTTAGGAGTAAAATTCTCAAAAGTCGGTCAAAGTACCAAAGGAAATTATATTCCTGATAAGAAACTCGAGGTCACCTATATCTATGAACGCCTTCTAAAGATCCAAAAAACTATAGTAGAACACCATAGTCATCCAAAAGAGGATAAAGATAAGAGGATTTCAACAAAGGAAAAGATCACTGATCACAGTCAAAAGATTGTTTTAGAACAGTCTAAAGTGTCTGTAAAGAAATCAACAGCTCAAACAATTAAGCAATCGACTCTTCCAGCGTCAGCTCCAGCCACTCCAAAACTGACTACAGTAGAAGAGACAGCTGCTGGAACAAGAAGAGACACTCAAGAGTCAAGTGCTCACACCAACCTTCCTAAGACCGGTGTCGTTGCTGAGCCAGTAGCTATTGAAGCCTTACTCGTCCTAGCTGGAGCCTTATTGGCTATTCCAATTAAACGTAAAATAACCAATAAAAGTGACTGCAGAGACTATTTAGTATTCTTACTCCTAATCGATCTCAATCTATTTATAAGTTATAGATATGTATCGATCGTTTATATATAATCTACTGTTTTATTTGTAGAAAGTTTTTCAAAACTTTTAATAACATCCGCTCTCTCCTAGCGAGTAATATTAGCTCGGAAAGGGCGGTTTTTCTTTGTTTCATCGCAAGAATGACTACTTACTAAAAATTTTCTTATAAAGTTTTAAAATAAGAATCAAAGAAAAACAATTTTGTTTATTTACATATATTTTATTATAATTATTAAAAAGAAAAATTTTTTGTAGAATATGTTGTAAAAATCTTTTATAATAATAGCGCTAACATGTTAGAAAATATTATTTATTAAAAAGAGGAATGTTTATGTTAAGTAAAAATAATCAACATGAGCAGATACGTAAGCGTAGTCAACGGAACTATCACTATGCTATCAAGAATCTTAAAATAGGTGTATTTTCAGTAGCTGTATCGGTAGGATTGAGTTTTCTAGGGCAAGGAGCTATTGTCCAAGCCGCTGAATTCCAAGCTGCTGACACGCTACCAAGTTCTGCTACTGTTGTCGATGAGAATGCTAAAGAAAATAAGAGCAGCCAAGTACAACCCGAAGCTGGTCACGCTGAAACGCCTGCTACCAATACACGAGCAAGCAACAAGCCAGCTGAGGTTCAGCCAGAAGCGCAAAAACCAGCCCAAACTGGTCAAGCAGCCCCGGCTCAACCAGAAGCGTCAAAACCTGCTAAAGCTGAGCCTACAGCTGAAGTTCAACCAGTATCTGACGAAAAAGAGAATAAAGTAAGTAATATAGAGAAGGCAGCTTCTCCACAAGCCGAAAAACCTGTTAAAGAAGTCGCTCAACCCGAAAAGGGAGATGAAAAACCTGCCCCTAAACAGGATGCAGCTTCCGAAAATTCTGAAGTTCGGGCTGTGAACTATGAGGGGGGATTCTGCCGTTACCTATACCTCATTAGATAAGGTACAATTACCAGAATATGCGGGTATCTTCTCACATGACTACTTTAACGAAGGAAAAAATGTGACAACTCAAGCAGAAATCGCAGACTTTGTCAAAGAAGCGCTTAGAGATAAG
This genomic window from Aerococcus sp. Group 1 contains:
- a CDS encoding Ig-like domain-containing protein → MEIFAKIINRKKQESSNKKIRYGIRKLSIGIVSCALGCWILASNDTVYAQGNTPNASSQVTASTDNQAGKSEDQAKVTKNSSNDKPFDANKANQAKLAAKENKSVNRENENKLSVKASSDEEVKQPEKNVVSVNSDDVNKETPKPRSQANGENNDFTHRPIKEDEGKASYYDVSDKDLANSEAVNTNKPKEISHDVPKLELNIIKENDSKTLEAVDGEALPFSAFFVTPKGTKEGDTFTLTVSDNYSLKGIEPESNQIPDIVSEDAVIAKGRKEGNKIIYTFTKAINDRPRAFAVFSLTGFDNKKVIKNSSNQTFKIQAGDKSAVKNLYVNYGQPYRKGRLNINSQFTEWNKDTGEFTQVFYVNPKSETIRSGLNGSFENSVGMVVHNGGREANNILGAPSDVYYDADNTKVEIKKIPRGTNLPDAVYEDPVAGVLDKDSEINYNNGQLYIDFKKRQIDSPYVVVVKSKAKSHNGVDYNLYSSGVLHGDDGIPGDIYSWVESHNVIHNFNDNAMGGTKNDGYFVEHHIYYTRVNGKIDKSQTFEMSSNTLKGGRDDYYVTSKQEFEDYKFSHVDRKKLINRPRYNENGEPFEDSYTPGKKKKLPMFTLETSKKIRKVASKNTISIGLSTKMVM
- a CDS encoding MucBP domain-containing protein: MKYAKDGQETKGNYVADKKLEVTYVYERVQKTKGSFQEHHIYRTVDEDGNIISTDETKDSEVTSGKNDQTYTTSKQDKDGYKLVSVTPSNEESKTLGVKFSKEGQETEGNYVSDKKLEVTYVYERVQKTKGSFQEHHIYRTVDEDGKVISTDETKDNEVTSGKADQSYTTSKQDKDGYKLVSVTPSNEESKKLGVKFSKDGQETKGNYVSDKKLEVTYVYERVQKTKGSFQEHHIYRTVDEDGNIISNDETKDNEVTSGKSDQTYTTSKQDKEGYKLVSVTPTNEVSKTSGVKFSKDGQKTKGNYVSDKKLEVTYVYERVQKTKGSFQEHHIYRTVDEDGNVISTDETKDNEVTSGKADQSYITSKQDKDGYKLVSVTPSNEDSKKSGVKFSKDGQETKGNYVADKKLEVTYIYERVQKTKGSFQEHHIYRTVDEDGNIISNDETKDNEVTSGKSDQTYTTSKQDKEGYKLVSVTPSNEESKKSGVKYAKDGQETKGNYVSDKKLEVTYVYERVQKTKGSFQEHHIYRTVDEDGNVISTDEIKDNEVTTGKADQTYTTSKQDKDDYKLVSVIPSNEESKNLGVKFSKVGQSTKGNYIPDKKLEVTYIYERLLKIQKTIVEHHSHPKEDKDKRISTKEKITDHSQKIVLEQSKVSVKKSTAQTIKQSTLPASAPATPKLTTVEETAAGTRRDTQESSAHTNLPKTGVVAEPVAIEALLVLAGALLAIPIKRKITNKSDCRDYLVFLLLIDLNLFISYRYVSIVYI